CAAGTCGCGGAGGAATTGCGGGCCTTTCTCCTGGAAAGCGTGAGCCAATCCGGTGGCCACCTGGCAGCCGGCCTGGGCACTGTCGAACTGACCATCGCCCTGCACTACGTGTTCAATACCCCGGATGACAAGCTGGTCTGGGACGTGGGACACCAAGCCTATCCCCACAAGATTCTGACCGGTCGCCGCGACCGCATGCCGACCATCCGGCAAAAGGACGGCGTCTCGGCCTTCCCGTCCCGGGAGGAGAGCATCTACGACACCTTCGGCGTCGGCCATTCCAGTACGTCTATCAGCGCTGCCCTGGGCATGGCCATCGCGTCGGCCCTGGACAACAGCGACCGCCACGCCGTGGCCATCATCGGCGATGGGGGCATGACCGGAGGCATGGCCTTCGAAGCGCTCAATCACGCCGGGGTGCTCGACGCCAACCTGCTGGTGGTGCTCAACGACAACGAGATGTCCATCTCGCCCAATGTGGGCGCCCTCAACAACTATCTGGCGAAGATACTCTCCAGCAAGTTCTACTCGAGCGTGCGCGAGGGCAGCCGCCAGTTGCTCAGCCGCAGCATGCCCAGTGTCTGGGAACTGGCGCGGCGCGCAGAGGAACACGTGAAAGGCATGGTGGCTCCGGGAACCCTGTTCGAGGAACTGGGCTTCAACTACATCGGCCCCATCGACGGGCACGATCTGGATGTCCTCATCACCACCCTGCGCAATTTGCGCGAGCTGCCGCCGGGGCCGCGCTTCCTGCATGTGGTGACCAAGAAGGGCAAGGGCTATCTGCCCGCGGAACTGGACCCGGTCGCCTACCACGGCGTCGGCACCTTCGATCCCAGCAAGGATCATCTGCCCAAGGCCAAGCCCAGCAGCCCCAGCTACACCGAGGTATTCGGCAAGTGGCTGTGCGACGCGGCGGCCAAGGAACCCAAGTTGCTGGGCATCACCCCCGCCATGCGCGAGGGTTCCGGCCTGCAGGAGTTCGCCGAGCGTTTTCCGGACCGTTATTTCGATGTGGGCATCGCCGAGCAGCATGCGGTCACGCTGGCGGCCGGCCAGGCGTGTGAAGGCTACCATCCGGTGGTGGCGATCTATTCCACCTTCCTGCAGCGCGCCTATGATCAACTGATCCACGACGTGGTCCTGCAGCGCCTGCCCGTGCTGTTTGCCATCGACCGTGCCGGACTGGTGGGCCCCGATGGGCCGACCCACGCCGGCAGTTTCGATTTCAGCTACATGCGCTGCCTTCCCGGCATGGTGATCATGGCGCCCGCCGACGAAAACGAATGCCGCCAGATGCTCTACACCGGCTTCAGGCACGAGGGACCGGCTGCGGTGCGCTACCCCCGAGGCAAGGGTCCGGGCGTGCCCATCGAGGAGTCACTGTCGGTGCTGCCCATAGGCAAGGCGGAAATCAAGCGGCATGGCAAAGGGGTGGCGATTCTGGCCTTCGGCAGCATGGTGACGCCCAGCCTGGCCGTGGGAACCGACTTGAATGCGACCGTGGTGAATATGCGCTTCGTGAAGCCATTGGACCGCGAGTTGGTGCTGGAACTGGCCCATAGTCACGATTACATCGTCACCGTGGAGGAAAACATGGTGGCGGGCGGCGCGGGTTCCGCCGTCAACGAGTTACTGCTGGCGGAGCAAATACTCTTGCCCATTCTCAACCTGGGACTGCCCGATACCTTCGTCGAGCAGGGCAGCCGTGATGAATGCCTGGCTCTCTGCGGCTTGAATCCGGCGGGCATCCAGGCTTCCATCGAGACCTTCCTGGCCCGGCAGCCCGGCATTCGGCAACCCCAGCCGCGCGCCGCCAAGGTCAAGGCCAAACATTGATGGAAAGCCTGCAGGCCGGTATCCGCGACATTCCGGACTTTCCCAAACCCGGCATCGTCTTCAAGGACATCACCCCGCTGGTCAAAGACCCGGCAGCGCTGCGGCTGGCGGTTCAGCAGCTCATGCAGCCGTTTGTCGGTCAGGACATCACCGCCGTGGCCGGCATGGAAGCGCGGGGCTTCATCTTTGGCTCCCTGGTGGCCTGGGAAATGGGCCTGGGCTTCGTGCCATTGCGCAAGCCCGGCAAACTGCCCTACGACGTGCAGAGCGTGGCCTATGATCTGGAATACGGTTCGGCCGCCCTTGAGGTGCATATCGACGCCCTGGGACCCGGCGACCGGGTGCTGCTGGTGGACGATCTGCTGGCCACCGGCGGAACGGCCCGCGCAAGCTGCGAACTGATCGAAAACCTGGGCGCATCGGTGGTTGGCTGCGCCTTTGTGGTCGAACTGGATTTTCTCAATGGCCGGGAGCGCCTGAACGGCTACCCGGTGCATTCGCTGCTGCATTATTGAGCCGCGACTGGACCCGCACGAGACTGCGCGACCGATCGTCGGTTTGAGCTTCCGCCGCCGAATGGTCTGGCTCTGAAGCCTGTTTGATTTTTCCGGTCAATCGCAGGGGGCGCCCTCGATTGCGTCTATCCTGGTCCATTTCGCCTTCCCGCGGAAACCTATGGCCCACCCTCACTTCAAGCCTAAGCCGCTCTATACGTTCTGTCTGTGTCTGGCCCTGTTGCTGGTTTCTGTCAGCGCAGCCCAGGCTGCCGACCCGCGCTATTCAAGGTCATGGAGCGATGCCGACAGTGGCGACGAGCAGGAGGGTTCGTTTGATGAGCGCGCCCATGACCTGCAGAACTGGCTCAGGCAGCGGGAGGCGGAGCGTCGCGATTCCTGGGGCAATGACGTGGTGACGCCGGAAAACCCGGCGCTGCGGCGCGCGCCCAGGTATTTCGGCGATCGCAACTACGACGATCAAGGCTATCGGCGGCTCAACGATAACACCCGCTTCCGTTTGCGCGGAGATGAGGACTGGCGGTTTGGTGCCGGCGGTCACGCGGGCTCGCTGCGCGAGGCCGGCCGGCCCCTTGAGGAAGATCGGGGCGATGATGCCGCAGCCTCAGATGATGCGGACAGCGTTGCAGGCCTCTCGCATCGAACCCTACACAAATCCGTCAAAAAGCGGAAGCGGAAGCGCCGCTAGGGAGCCTCGGATCTATTCCGTGTTTCGCCTACGCGGATCGCGGATTGAAGGCTTACGCTACCCAAGGTTCCGACCGGTGCGAGGATGACCTGCGGCCTCAGTATTTCAACAAGGTGGCAAGATGGGCCCGCAAGGTCTGCTGAATTTCCCGCACCCGATCGTCGTCGAGGCTCAGAGGGCCGTCCTCAAGGTTTTCGACACTGCCATGATCGCGCGGCAGCGGGATTTCCAGAGTGTCCAGCCTTAAAAGAGCGGTGCCGCTCTCCTGTTCTGCGACGCCACTCAGGGCCTTGATTTGGGTGGCCGCATCCATCAATTGGTGAGCGAGTCCAAGATAGGTCTTGGCCAGTTCCGCGGCGCGCGTCCGCAGATACTCGGTCCGCAACAGCTTCAATTCCTCTTCCAATGGACTGTTTTCCTCAAACCCTGTCGGCTCGGCATGTTCCCGATGGCGCAGCAAGGCAAGCCGGTCCTGCAATTCCCTGAATTGTTTGGCGGCCCCAGCGTCCGGCGTTTCCCCGGATTCCAGGAAGTGGTTTTCTATCTCGGCAATCTGCAGCTTGAGTTCGCTGGCGCGCTCGCTGATGGCATCGGCACGGTCGCGTAGGCGGGCAATGGCTTCCGCCGGTTCGCTCTCGGCGGGCTGGGTTGCGACAGGCGCCAGGCGCGACTTGCTGGCAGCCAGGCGTCTCAGGTAGGCGGCTTCGGCACAGGCCGAATCATACTCGGCTTGAATGGCAACCAGGCGTTCGGCAAGGGTCATGGTTGGCACCCGTATCCACTGTTGTGCGGTGTTCATGGTCGCGCCTCGCAACCGCTGCGGTTCAAATGCGTCTCGCAGTTCATGGCGTCAAATACCTCCGGCTTGCGTTGAATTCGATTGACGAGGCGTCGGCGAGAGAGCCGAGGCGCGCGGAAGCGGCTTGCCTCCGCGCGCCTTCGGCCTGCGGAATCATTCCACCAGGAACTCGCGCATCATGCCCATGTCCTCGTGCTCCAGATTATGGCAGTGGACCATGTACACTCCCTTGTTTTTCATATAGGGCTTGATCAGGCGCACCTTCTCGCCCGGCATGACCAGGACCGTGTCCTTCCAGCCGGAGTCGATGAAGCCTTCGCGCACCGTTGCATAGTCGTCCGCTTCTTCCGCCCCGATGCTGCGGCTCAGGATCTGGAAGGGCTCCTCATGCAGGTGAATGGGGTGGGCCATGGACATCATCATGCCTCCGCCCATCCCACCACCCATCATACCCATGCCGCCGCCCATGCCTCCCATTCCCGAGCCTTGCTGCATGGACTTGCCGTCGCCGCCCCCGCCCCCGTGGTTCATGCCGCCCATCATACCCATGCCCATGCCGTGCCCCATCATGCCCATCCCCTGGCCTCCTCCGCCATGTTGCATACCGCCTTGCTCCTGGGCCGGCTTGGCCGGCTCGCCGCCGTGCTCGCCCGCCGGGGCGGCTTTGGCATCGCCGCCGCCGTGGCCGCCCGCGCCGCCGTGGGCGTGGAAGATTTCCACCAGTTGCAGAGTGTTTACCGGTATGCGCTCGCTCGGGAGGAAATCATTGGGCGCGTAGGGCCGGCCGTTGAGGAGCATGGCACCGGGCGCCTCGGAGATTCCCAGTGGCACTGGCTTGTCCGGATTGGCCACATCTTCCAGTTTCAGGCGGTTGATGGTGCAAAGCTGGGTCGGCAGCTTGGGGCTGTCGCTCACCTGGCGGGTGACACGCACCGTGAAAATGGGATAGTCGCTGCCCAGGGGCAGCTTGCTACCCATCATGCCGCCCATCATGCCCATGCCGCCACCGCCTCCCATGCCGCGGCCCATGCCATGTCCACCGCCCATGCCACCCATTTCGCCGCGCATCATCTGCTCGGCCATCTTGGGCAGGGCGCCCTTGAAGGGCCGGCTGCGCATGACCAGTTGCGAGCCGACCGCGCGCCCGCTGAAGTCAGCCCAGACATCGATGCGCTCGCCCGGCCCTAGCATCACGTAGGGCTTGTGCAACGGGCTTTCCAGCAGGCCGCCGTCCACGCCGAGCACGACCATGGGCGAGTTGTCATCCCAGGCCAGCTTGTAGATGCGCGCGTTCGAGCCGTTCATGATGCGCAGCCGGTAGGCGCGCGAGGCCACGTCCAGGCTCACGTCGGGCCGCCCGTTCACCAGAATGCGGTCGCCGTGGAAACCGGTCATGCGGTCGTGCATGTGGCGCACATAGACCAACTGGTTCTGGTCGTTGAAGCTGCGGTCCTGGATCACGATGGGGATTTCGTATTCCCCCGAGGGCAGACCCAGCTTGGCTTCCTCCTCGTCCGACACCAGGATGCCCCCGGCCAGGCCGTGGTAGACCTGTTTGCCGGTGATGCCGTGGGTGTGCGGATGATAGAGGATGAAGCTGGCGCGGTTGACCATTTCGAACTCATAGACAAAGGTCTGTCCCTTGTCCAGGGCATACATGGGGTGGCCATCCATCAGCGCCGGCACGTTGAGGCCGTGCCAGTGGGTGATGGTGGGTTCCTCCAGTTCGTTGCGCAGGTTGATGCGGATCTTCTGCCCGGTGCGGAAGCGCATGAGCGGGCCCAGGTAGGAGCCGGGCAGGGTGGTCAGCGTGTTTTCCGGGCCCTTGACGAGCTTGCCGATGTATTGCTGGACCCAGGTGTCGGGGCCGGGCAGGATGGACATCGCAGTCTGCCGGCAGATCAGGTCCAGTTCCACGTCCGGGTTGAAGTCCGGCGAGGCTTTGTTGGGGGCCATCTTGGGCATTTCAGCCATCCCCTCCATGGCGCGCAGCCAGACCGGCAGGCCGGCGTAGGCCAGGAGTCCAACTCCGGCCTGGGAGAGAAAACGGCGGCGGGAACGGTTGATGAAACGTTGCATAACTCCTCCTCGGACGAATTCGTCTCTTGCGATTTTTCTGTATCCCGATCGGTGCGGATCGCTGCGCTCCGCGGGGGTCGGGTCCCCGCCTGCCTGTTTCGTCTGCTTCCTCCGGTCAAGTCAGCGTTTCATGATGTGCGTCTCACGGTCTGCTCCCGTTGACCACACAAATAGCGTGCCGTGCTGGAGGCTGCTCCATCAGCCAGAAGGTTTCAGGAAATTCAGTCGGCTGGCGAACAGGAGCGGCTGTGCCCGGCCTCCTGACGTTTCATCCAGCCCAGGGAAGTATGGTTCATGGCCGCAATGAAACAAAGATGAAACTCCCGCGCCGAATCTGGCTTCGGACGATGCTTTGCAGGGCCGCATATGGCTTAGTGTAAGTCCAGCTTCATCGGCGTTTCTAGGAATGTTTCGACAAGGCACCTTCGGGTAAGCTATGTCCCCATAGATTCAATGAGTTGATTTCCTATTTCCGACAAAAATCCGATACATCGAAGCTTTTCATTTTGCGCAGGCACGCCCATGAATCAGGAAAAAACGTTCGTTCCCCTCAATATTGCCGTGCTCACGGTCTCAGATACCCGTAGCGAGGAGACCGACACCTCAGGTCGCCTGTTGGCGGAACGTCTGTGCGAGGCAGGACACCATCTGGCGGACAAACGCATCGTGCCGGATGACATTTACCGGATTCGCGCCGTGGTGTCGGCCTGGATAGCGGAGCCCCAGGTCCACGCGGTCGTCACCACCGGTGGTACCGGCGTGACGGGCCGCGATGGCACGCCGGAGGCGGTTGCGGTCCTGCTCGACAAGACCCTGGACGGCTTTGGCGAGGTATTTCGCGCCATCTCATTCGAGGAGATCGGCACCTCCACCGTGCAGTCGCGGGCGCTGGCCGGCGTGGCCAACGGAACCTATATCTTCTGCCTGCCGGGGTCTTCCGGCGCGTGCCGCACCGGTTGGGACCGCCTGATTCGCGCGCAACTGGACGCCACTACCCGGCCCTGCAACCTGGCCGAATTGATCCCGCGCCTGGGCGAGAAGAGGTGACTGTCCGCCTGAGTGCACGACTGTCCGAGGCTGCCGGAGAAGCCCTGCGGTCAGACTTGTGCGCGTTAACGAGGCATGTTCAGTTGCCATAGCCAGGTACCGAAGGTGGTTCCCAGCCACACGAGGGCGGCGCCGCTCAGGGCGTTGATGGCAAATACACTTAAAAGGCCGTGGAACTCGGGGCGGGCCTCCGAGAGGCGCAGAACCAGCCAGATCGTCGACGACACCGTCATCAGCCCTAGCAGCAGGATCAGCGTGATGGCGCGCCTTTGCGGCCCCACGTCCATCTGCTCGAAGGTAAAGCCGGACAGCGCGGCCAGGAGGAAAACCAGGACGAGGCCCAGGAGCAGGTGCAGATAGGGCAGGCCGTGACCCAGCCAGGGGTAGATGTTCTGCGAGAAGACCGCCCTGCCGCAGATCAGGCCGAACCAAACACCGGCGATGCAGAGCACGGTGCTCAGGAACATGTTCAGGAAAGCCTTGAGCAGGCTGCCCTCCTCGAACAGGTAGAGGGTTTCTATGGCGAAGGTGGAGAAGGTGGTATAGGCGCCCAGGAAGCCCACCAGGATGGCGGCGCGGTATTCCACGGCGAGGGCAAAGCGTTGCAGCATCAATTCAGTGAGCAGGCCCATGAGGAACGAGCCGCTGACATTCACGAACAGCGTGCCATGGGGAAAACTGCGGCCGAGGAGCGCGTAGACGCCGTTTGCGATCAGAAATCGTGCGACGGCGCCGACCGAGCCGCCCAGGGCGATGGCGATCAATTGCTTCATCATGCTGAGATTCGTCTTGAAGTTAAAAAACCGGGCCTATCTTGTCCGTCGTGGCTCGCTATACCGGCATGCCGCCTTTTCAATTGCTGTTTATAAACCAAACTTGGCGAATCGCTAAGAGCTCGCCGATATCGTCACCACTGCGGAAGGCGGCTAGTGTGAATTTTCGCTGGCTTACGCCCTGGGTGTCTTGGGCATGAGTAGGATCGCGGCTTTTTTCCAACGAGAGGTGGGTATGGCGGCGCGGAATGTTGACGCTAAAGCTTTGCAGGCAGACAGGGCAGACTATCGGGCGGTGCTGGCCAGCCTGCTGCTTTGCGCGCACGCTGCCGCAGCAGCAGTTCCCGACATGAATCCGGGTTCTTGGGAGGTGACGATGCAACTGGAATCCCCGGATAGTCCCGTGGCTATGCCGCCCGTCACCCAGACCCTGTGCCTGACGCGCCAGGATGTGGAGGCCGGCGGGGCGACCTTGGCTCCCGGCGGCCTGGGGCAGTCAGCCTCATGCAAACCTGAGCAGCTTGAAATCTCGGAAGGCAGCGCGACGTGGACCCTGAACTGCGATGGCCTGAGCGGCCAGGGTCGCATGAGCTTCAGCGGCGACAGTTACAGCGGCAGCGCCGAACTCAGTGTCGGTCTGGCCGGCCAATCGCAGCGCCTCAGGCAGACATTCAGCGGACGGCGCCTGGGCGATTGCCAGAAGTAGGGGAGCAGGCGCCCTGCCTGGCGCTGCAACGCGTCATTGTCTTACCGGCCGGCCATCCGGCGCCGACGCGAGAGGCTTGTCATCATGCCGATGCGTCTTCCCAGACTTCGGGCCGGATGCCATTGCTGTCGAGGAGTGCGTGCACCGCCGCGAGCGCCTCGGGCGTCACCTCGATCTCGCGCCGCCTGGGAATGAATCCCAGCCATTTCCCTGTTTCATACATACGTAGCCACAGACCCCATTGGTTGGCGCGGTCCGGGTCCTCCCCGCCATAGGCCAGGTTGTAGATGCCGATTTCCAGGCACTTTCCGTCCACCGCCTGGCATTCCACCGCCCAGCCCCAGTCTTCGTCGAAAAAGCGTCCGGGAAACTGGTGAGCGGCCAGGCCCGTGGCCAGGAACTCGGCCAGGTCACGCCCGTAAAAACGGTTACCGGCATTGTAATGTTCCGGCAAGTCGCTGCTGTAGTCGAATCGCTCTGTGGTGAAGCGGATATTGTGGTTTTCCATGGGCTGGCGCCAACTCTCAAGTCCGTCTCAATCTGAGGCCGGACTCTAGTCCCAAGGAATTTGGACGTCAAATCCGTGGCTGCTGCGGTGCGCCAAGAATCCGTCATCGCCTATGGCGAACCCTTGCTAAAACAAGGGGATGTGAATAGGAACGGAATGTGCATCGTGGATGGCAGCAACCGCAAACTGCCCGGTAATCGTCATGAAACGTCACGCCTTCAAAGCTATCCTGATCCTCTCGATTGTCCTCATTGGCGCACTGGTGATGTGGCTCGACCCGACCGGCGCCGTCTTCAACCTGCCCGGCTTGGTCGTCGTCGTCTGTGGCACTTTCGTGGCCACCGTGCTCGGCCAGTCCTACGGGGGGGTCATGGGGCTACTGAAGGATTTGCCGCGCAAATTATCGCGCGTGGCTCTGGTCGATGAGGTGGATTTGGAACTGTTCCTCAAGGCGTCGGAATTCCATCGCCAGGGCAGCGTCCGCTATGCCGAGGCCGTGACCCGCCAGCTCGGCGATCCCTTCTGGCGCGCCGGTATCCAGCAGGTGCTGGACCGTATCCCTTACGCCGATCTGAGCCGGGTGTTGCAATGGAAGATCGGCGCCCAGCGTGAGCGCGACCAATCGGAAATCCAGGTGTTCATGACCATGATGGCCTTCGCGCCGGCCTTCGGCATGCTCGGCACCCTGTTTGGCCTGATCAGCATGCTGTACGGGCTGGACATGAGCAGCCTGCGTAGCCTGGGTCAGCACATGGGTTTCGCCATGCTGACCACGGTGTATGGCCTAATCCTCGCCAACCTGGTGCTCAAGCCCATCGTGAGTCGGCTCGAACAGCGCTCCCGCGAACGCTTGGCCTGGCTGCATGTGCAGCAGGAGGCCATCCTCATGATGCACGAGAAATGCCATCCTCGCCTGATTCAGGACTATCTGGACGCCTACCTCGCGCCCGCCGAACGCCTGGAGCAGGTGGACGAATTGTCCCTGGGCGCCGTCAATCAGGTTTCCTGAAAAAGCCGGGGTCTGAGCCATGTTGCAACGCGACCGTCAGAATTCCCTGTTGGCCCAGGCCGAGTTGCGGCCCGCGGACGGCGATCCCTGGAAATCCGCCGGCGAAACCCGAGGCAACGATCAGGGCGTCTGGATCTTGAGCTACCTGGACGTGATGATGATCCTGTTCGCCTTCTTCGTGCTGATGTTCGCCTACCAGAAGGCCCTGGTACCGACGGACAAGCCCAGCGCCAAGCTCAGTGCCGCTAGCGCTACCAGCAAAGCTTCGACGAACAAGCCAAAAAAGAAGACGATGGCCGGGTCGAATGTCCCGGCCAAGAACAGCGCCGAGCCCGTGGTTTCCACCATGCGGGCGCAGTCGGCGCTGAGCAGTTTCAGCCGCCAACTGCCGCAGGAGGCCCCGCGGGATACAAATCCGGTTTACAAGACCGTGGCGAGGGACACCGTGTCCGCGGCAGCGCGCCTGACCATGGCACAATCCGGGCAGCGGATCGCCCAGGCGCTGGGGGCCGAGACCCAAGGTAGTCAGGTGGAGATCCTGACCGCCGGGCGCGGCGTGCAACTGGAACTGAGCGAAGCCATCCTTTTCGATCCTGCCAGCGCGGACTTGAAGGGCGGCGGCGAGGCGCTCCTGGAGCGGTTGCTGCCCGTCCTGCAGCAGCAAAGCGGCACCCTTTACGTGGAAGGCCATACGGACAACCGGCCCATCGCCAGTGCCCGTTTTCCCTCCAACTGGGAGTTGTCCACGGCGCGAGCCACGGCGGTCACGCGCTACCTGATTGCCCGTGGGATTAGTTCCGAGCGGATTCGGGCGGTGGGGCTGGCCGACACGCAACCCCGTTCCGGCAATGACAGTGCAGAGGCCCGCGCACGCAACCGCCGGGTGACCCTGGTGGTGGCCGACGATCAGCGCCCCCGCTGAGGACGCATGGGCAGGCGTGTCTCGGGGTCCTGGCGGTAATAAAGCCGGAGCTGTTGGAACACCTGCGGGTAGCGCTCGGCGACCAGATCTGGCCTCTCGAAGAAATATTCGCTGAGCACCGCAAAGAACTCAGCCGGGCTTTCCGTGGCGTAGTCATCGATATCGGGCTCCCGTCCCCGTTCGGCCACCCGCGCAAGGTCCTCGTAGGCGCTGGTGAAGGCCTGGCTCCATTCGCTTGGCCGCATACCGCGATGCAGCGCCGGATACCCGTCGGCGTCGCCGTTGCGCATATCCAGTTTGTGCGCCATTTCATGCACCACCACGTTGTAGCCATCGCCCCAACCGGACGCTTCGACGTCGCACCAGGACAGTACTACGGGGCCACGCTCCCAGGATTCTCCTCCCAGCCATTCCTCCCACTGGTGCAAGACGCCGGCTGTGTCAAACTCCTGGCGCGGGCGCACGAACTCCGCCGGGTACACGATGATGGTGGACCAGTCGTTGTAACTGTCGATTCCCAGATGGAGTATGGGCAGGCAGGCCTGAACCGCGATGCTCGTCTTCATCAACTCGTTCAGGTCCAGCCCCTGGACGGGCTCGAAGCGCTTCTCCCGGAGGAACACCGTTGTCAGTTCCCGCAGTAGCTGCTCATCCGCCGTGCTGAGTCCGGCCAGGATCGGGTGATCGTCAAGACAGCGCCGCCAGAGCCGGTCCGGCACGAGGCCCCGGCTCAGGATGCGGTTGCGCCTGATCTGCCGGAAGGGCCAGAGGTATAGCGGCATGGTCGGATCCGGCGGTGCATTTACTTGCGGAAAAACAGGTTGAAGATGAGTGTGAGCAGCAGGCTGGTCAGGAGCATGGATGTGATGGGAATGAACACGTAACCGCTTTTGCCTTCCCATCGGATGTCGCCTGGGAGCCGGCCGAACCACGTCATCAAGCCCGGACAGTAAGCCCAGATCAACCCTGCCAGGAACAGGCAGCCCCCCAGCAGCATCAGTCCCTTGCCCGGATTCATGCGTCTGTCTCGCTTCGCGCGGCCCGCTCGGGGCGCCACATCAAGCCGGTGGTGGCCAGCAAAGCCAGCAGGGCCAGACCCGCGGCCAGTGGGCGCAGATCCGCCGGCACAACCCGCCTCTGAGCCAACTCCTTGGCTTGCAGGGCGTCCAGCAAGTCATCGGGGGAAGTCAGGCGATGGTAGCCCAATCCGGTGCGCTGTGCCAGTTCCAGCAAATTGGCCTCGTCCAGGCGGGAGCGGAACAAGGTGGTGTCGTGGCTGCGTGCCTCGGGCGAGGCGGGAGAGGGGGCATAGTTCTGCAGGTCTGCGTAGTCCCAGTACCCCTGTGGGCGATTCTCACGGTCCAGCTTGGGAATAGCGACCGGCTGCGTCCCGCCGACTCCCACCAAAAGGCCCTTGATCTGCCCAGGCACACCGTGAAAAAAGGCGGCTTCGGCATCAGTGGGATATTGCTGGCCGTCGCTGAAGAACACCAGACGGATGTCGGGGTCGGCCTCGCCGATTTCCCGCAGGGCAGCGAACACCCCGTGACCGATGTGGCTGTCCGCCGCCCAGGCCATGCGCCAGTCGATCTGAGCCAGCACAGCGTCGATCACCGGGTAGTGCTCGCACAATTCAAGCGGTTTGAACAGGATCTGCGTGTGCTGGGTGGTGAACAGGCCCAGGCCGATTTCCGTGCCGCAGGGCATCTCGGCGAGCACTCGGCGCAGGGATTCCTTCACGAAACCGAGGCGGTCATTGGGCATGTCTGCCTGGTGGTAGTCTCGGGCGTTCATGCTTTGGGTGATGTCCAGGACCATCAGGTACCGGTGCATTCCTGAGCGCCAGGGGATGGTCGGGTGCAGCAGGCTGCCAGCGAGGATTGTCAGGGCCAGCGCCAGCGTCCAGAAACGCCAACCGGGTCGCCAATTCGGGATCGTCACGGCCCACCCCCAGGCAAACCAGGTAGGGTGGAGTAGACGCTGGACTTGCTGCCTTTAAAGTCCGACTTGGACTTTTCCTTCGGAGGAGGCGTCACGCGCCAGGCATATTCCAGGTTGTAGCGCGCATCCCAGTTCTCCGGGTTCAAGCGCAGCGCCTCACGGTAATTCTCCTTGGCCAGTTCTACCAAGGTATTGACGCGGGCGTATTCGAGCACGCCCACCGCATTCCAGAGTTTGGCGCCTTGGTCCAGATATAGGGTCGCCAGGTTGTGATGGGCGGATTCGCGAATCTGCGGATCGCCGGCTTCCAGCAGTCGGTGGTAGAGCGGGATGGCTGCCTGAGCCCTTCCCGTCTGCGCTAGGTGCGTGGCCTTGGCCAGCAGGAGGAGGGGCGGGGTTTCGTCCGTCTCCCGGATCGTCTCCGGCTGTGCCAGGAATGCCTGCAATTCTGCTGCGCGATGCCAGGCCCAGGCCTCGTAGGCCGCGCCGCCAAAACTGATAGCCGCCAGCAGATACCACCACGGCGGTAGGGCCAGCCGTTTCACTCGGGCCATTTCCGCACCTCCAGGGCCCGGAACACGGTCAGCACGAGCAGGGCTGCCAGCGCGGCGCCGAGGCAGTAGCCCGTCAAGTCGCGCCGCGGCTGCTTCTCCAGATAATGCAGGGGATCGTTCTCCAATTGCTCCAGGTCGCGGATTGCCTGCTGCACGGCCTCGGGGTTCTCGGCCTCGTAGGCCCGGTAGGGGACGCCCAGGCTCTGGAAATACTGGTGCAGGAAGAATTCCGGGGTGGTGCTCTCGTTGGGATTCCGTGGCGGCGCGGAAAGGCTCGCGCTCTTGGGATTGCGCAGGTATATCCAGTACAGCGACACCTTCTCGTCTTGAAACAACTGCCGGATCATGTCCCCGGTTTCGGCTTCCGTGCGCGCGGCGCCA
The genomic region above belongs to Methyloterricola oryzae and contains:
- a CDS encoding zinc-dependent peptidase, which encodes MPLYLWPFRQIRRNRILSRGLVPDRLWRRCLDDHPILAGLSTADEQLLRELTTVFLREKRFEPVQGLDLNELMKTSIAVQACLPILHLGIDSYNDWSTIIVYPAEFVRPRQEFDTAGVLHQWEEWLGGESWERGPVVLSWCDVEASGWGDGYNVVVHEMAHKLDMRNGDADGYPALHRGMRPSEWSQAFTSAYEDLARVAERGREPDIDDYATESPAEFFAVLSEYFFERPDLVAERYPQVFQQLRLYYRQDPETRLPMRPQRGR
- a CDS encoding motility protein A; its protein translation is MKRHAFKAILILSIVLIGALVMWLDPTGAVFNLPGLVVVVCGTFVATVLGQSYGGVMGLLKDLPRKLSRVALVDEVDLELFLKASEFHRQGSVRYAEAVTRQLGDPFWRAGIQQVLDRIPYADLSRVLQWKIGAQRERDQSEIQVFMTMMAFAPAFGMLGTLFGLISMLYGLDMSSLRSLGQHMGFAMLTTVYGLILANLVLKPIVSRLEQRSRERLAWLHVQQEAILMMHEKCHPRLIQDYLDAYLAPAERLEQVDELSLGAVNQVS
- a CDS encoding OmpA family protein, with amino-acid sequence MLQRDRQNSLLAQAELRPADGDPWKSAGETRGNDQGVWILSYLDVMMILFAFFVLMFAYQKALVPTDKPSAKLSAASATSKASTNKPKKKTMAGSNVPAKNSAEPVVSTMRAQSALSSFSRQLPQEAPRDTNPVYKTVARDTVSAAARLTMAQSGQRIAQALGAETQGSQVEILTAGRGVQLELSEAILFDPASADLKGGGEALLERLLPVLQQQSGTLYVEGHTDNRPIASARFPSNWELSTARATAVTRYLIARGISSERIRAVGLADTQPRSGNDSAEARARNRRVTLVVADDQRPR
- a CDS encoding bacterial transcriptional activator domain-containing protein translates to MARVKRLALPPWWYLLAAISFGGAAYEAWAWHRAAELQAFLAQPETIRETDETPPLLLLAKATHLAQTGRAQAAIPLYHRLLEAGDPQIRESAHHNLATLYLDQGAKLWNAVGVLEYARVNTLVELAKENYREALRLNPENWDARYNLEYAWRVTPPPKEKSKSDFKGSKSSVYSTLPGLPGGGP
- a CDS encoding vWA domain-containing protein, coding for MTIPNWRPGWRFWTLALALTILAGSLLHPTIPWRSGMHRYLMVLDITQSMNARDYHQADMPNDRLGFVKESLRRVLAEMPCGTEIGLGLFTTQHTQILFKPLELCEHYPVIDAVLAQIDWRMAWAADSHIGHGVFAALREIGEADPDIRLVFFSDGQQYPTDAEAAFFHGVPGQIKGLLVGVGGTQPVAIPKLDRENRPQGYWDYADLQNYAPSPASPEARSHDTTLFRSRLDEANLLELAQRTGLGYHRLTSPDDLLDALQAKELAQRRVVPADLRPLAAGLALLALLATTGLMWRPERAARSETDA
- a CDS encoding DUF2905 family protein, yielding MNPGKGLMLLGGCLFLAGLIWAYCPGLMTWFGRLPGDIRWEGKSGYVFIPITSMLLTSLLLTLIFNLFFRK